The following proteins are co-located in the Spirosoma montaniterrae genome:
- a CDS encoding acyloxyacyl hydrolase — MEINYSWTGLQRRAWEQCNCFARVGTYANYIGFGNPVALGRTAGAGLFFEPLIRYGHRTYFSVRASVGLTYVTRIYDPITNPTNRHVSLPVSSMIGLSVNGYYQLNSRFHLTVSGNYNHISNGGTRQPNQGLNLPSASLGLTYLTRTSPQPDTQLWTRTPLTRRWLARVLLLGSVRVLPQTATTPEMALPLFGLKLLAGYRLSSAHALSGGVEFVDDQYFREQVKQWRYVNQQYRQATLLAGYEFWHGRYLFTAHMGWNVVRPQPYKPATYQKYGLLYRLNNGLTFGFDVKAFGDDTKGFQLAGGMSF; from the coding sequence GTGGAGATAAACTATAGCTGGACGGGGTTGCAGCGTCGGGCTTGGGAGCAGTGTAATTGCTTTGCACGCGTGGGTACATATGCCAACTACATCGGATTTGGGAATCCGGTTGCGCTGGGCCGCACAGCGGGGGCGGGGCTATTTTTCGAGCCGCTAATTCGCTACGGCCACCGAACTTATTTTTCGGTTCGGGCGTCGGTCGGGCTAACCTACGTGACGCGCATCTACGACCCCATCACGAATCCAACCAATCGGCACGTCAGTTTGCCCGTTAGTTCCATGATTGGCCTGAGCGTCAATGGGTACTATCAGCTAAACAGCCGCTTTCATCTGACGGTTTCGGGCAACTACAACCACATCTCGAACGGCGGCACCCGGCAACCCAATCAGGGACTGAACCTGCCCAGTGCATCGCTCGGCCTGACGTATCTGACGCGTACCAGCCCGCAACCCGACACGCAGCTCTGGACCCGCACTCCGCTGACTCGCCGGTGGCTGGCACGGGTACTACTGCTGGGATCGGTGCGGGTATTGCCGCAAACCGCCACAACCCCCGAAATGGCGTTGCCCCTGTTTGGACTAAAACTACTGGCGGGTTATCGGCTTAGCTCGGCACACGCGCTGTCGGGCGGGGTCGAATTCGTTGACGACCAGTATTTTCGGGAGCAGGTAAAGCAGTGGCGGTATGTCAATCAGCAATATCGGCAGGCAACATTGCTGGCAGGCTACGAATTCTGGCACGGTCGCTACCTGTTCACGGCGCATATGGGCTGGAATGTAGTGCGGCCCCAGCCTTACAAACCGGCCACGTATCAGAAATACGGCCTATTATACAGGCTCAACAATGGCCTGACATTCGGCTTCGACGTAAAAGCGTTTGGCGACGATACGAAAGGGTTTCAGTTGGCAGGAGGTATGAGTTTTTAG
- a CDS encoding glycerophosphodiester phosphodiesterase family protein: MKNYVLSLAFIATLVACSPKTYTRVPAGGAYEFFRYKPGQTARVSAHRGGGDLKGYPENCIESFQYLAKQIPVIIECDIDLTKDSVLVMMHDATLDRTTTGTGKLIDKTYAETQQYRLEDNLGNVTPYRIPTLEEVLRWGKNKTTFTLDVKRNVSFEKVVDMIHRTNAGDYVAVITYNAQDAAKLHRLDPNLMISVTIRNRAEYDRLRELGIPDNRMVAFVGVREPDKELYEFLHQKGIVCILGTLGNLDKQAIAKGDQVYKQFAQNGADIMSTDRPLEVYRAVK; encoded by the coding sequence ATGAAAAACTACGTCTTGTCGCTTGCTTTTATTGCCACGCTGGTGGCCTGTTCACCCAAAACCTACACCCGCGTTCCGGCGGGCGGGGCATATGAGTTTTTTCGGTACAAACCCGGCCAGACGGCCCGCGTGTCAGCGCACCGGGGCGGGGGCGATTTAAAAGGTTATCCCGAAAACTGCATCGAATCGTTTCAGTATTTAGCCAAACAGATTCCCGTCATTATCGAATGCGACATCGACCTGACCAAAGACAGCGTACTGGTGATGATGCACGACGCCACCCTCGACCGCACTACCACCGGCACGGGCAAACTCATCGACAAAACCTACGCCGAAACTCAACAGTACCGGCTCGAAGATAACCTGGGCAACGTGACGCCCTACCGCATTCCAACCCTCGAAGAGGTGCTGCGCTGGGGTAAAAACAAGACCACATTCACGCTTGACGTCAAGCGCAATGTATCGTTCGAAAAAGTGGTTGATATGATTCACCGCACAAACGCGGGTGATTACGTTGCTGTGATTACGTACAACGCACAGGATGCGGCCAAACTGCACCGGCTCGACCCCAATCTGATGATTTCGGTTACGATTCGCAACCGCGCCGAGTACGACCGACTACGCGAGTTGGGCATTCCCGACAACCGCATGGTAGCCTTTGTGGGTGTTCGTGAACCCGACAAAGAATTATATGAGTTTCTGCATCAGAAAGGCATTGTCTGCATTCTGGGTACGCTCGGCAACCTCGACAAACAGGCCATTGCCAAAGGCGATCAGGTTTATAAACAGTTTGCCCAAAACGGGGCCGACATTATGAGTACCGACCGACCGCTGGAGGTATATCGGGCCGTGAAGTAA
- a CDS encoding DUF6934 family protein, whose translation MDETTYPFRTEPLEIQYYFDSVSESKTVQKIVRFTETALPEVFNVALLDLLEDGLESDLSVTNNDDFRTVLATVMKIIDNFLTKSPDKIVTFRGSDARRTRLYRIVISREIDAIRQKFDVYGQYSDGTFEPFVANANYIRFLIKIKF comes from the coding sequence ATGGATGAAACCACATACCCATTCCGTACTGAACCGCTTGAAATTCAGTATTATTTTGATAGTGTCAGCGAATCTAAAACTGTACAGAAAATTGTTCGTTTCACAGAAACGGCTTTGCCAGAAGTGTTTAACGTAGCACTGCTGGATTTACTCGAAGATGGTTTAGAAAGTGATTTGAGCGTAACCAACAACGACGATTTCAGAACCGTTCTGGCAACGGTCATGAAAATTATTGATAACTTTCTGACTAAATCTCCTGACAAAATTGTTACGTTCAGGGGTAGCGATGCCAGACGGACCCGGCTATACCGCATTGTGATAAGCCGAGAGATTGATGCAATCCGCCAGAAGTTTGACGTTTATGGTCAATATTCTGATGGGACTTTCGAGCCTTTTGTGGCTAATGCGAACTACATACGATTTCTTATCAAAATAAAATTCTGA
- a CDS encoding carbon-nitrogen hydrolase family protein: MHIQTRNLQKSDYPDLKEAMIESYSGIGGDYWEKSKIHKLIGLFPEGQFCVEVDEKVVAVALAIRIKYDDFGDNHTYYEITGGYSFSTHDDEGDYLYGIEVFVHPGYRDLRLGRRLYDARKELCEQLNLKGILAGGRIPNYAKFSNEMSPREYIGKVRQKEIYDPTLSFQLSNDFHVKKVLRGYLPGDTESKEFATLLEWNNIYYVDEKKKKPHTDSIIRLGVVQWQMRHFPTLESFYDQVKFFVDVVSDYKADFLVLPEFFNTPLMVAFNDLPEPQAIRKLAEYTEGVRDRLAELAIAYNVNIVGGSMPLVDDDGRLYNVAYLCRRDGSWEEYRKIHITPNEVKHYGMVGGYEIKAFDTDCGRIGMVICYDVEFPELGRILADQGMQILFVPFLTDTQNGYYRVRNCAQARAIENECYVVISGCVGNLPNVPNMDINYAQSAVFTPSDFQFPNNAIKAESTTNTEMVLITDVDLSLLKELHEYGSVQTLKDRRTDLYDVKVKKLTKKSGERKEEPQNSPLAPVPVVVVAD, encoded by the coding sequence ATGCATATACAAACCAGAAATCTCCAGAAATCAGATTACCCCGACCTGAAAGAGGCCATGATTGAGTCGTACAGCGGCATCGGGGGCGATTATTGGGAGAAAAGCAAAATTCATAAACTCATCGGCCTGTTCCCGGAAGGGCAGTTTTGCGTGGAAGTCGATGAGAAAGTAGTAGCCGTTGCACTCGCCATTCGGATTAAATACGACGACTTTGGCGATAACCACACTTACTATGAAATTACGGGCGGCTACAGTTTCAGTACTCACGACGATGAGGGCGATTACCTCTACGGCATCGAAGTATTTGTTCACCCCGGCTACCGCGATTTGCGGTTGGGTCGGCGGCTCTATGATGCCCGTAAAGAGTTGTGCGAGCAATTGAACCTGAAAGGTATTCTGGCGGGTGGACGTATTCCGAACTACGCCAAATTCTCGAACGAGATGTCGCCCCGCGAGTACATTGGGAAGGTGCGGCAGAAAGAAATTTATGACCCGACACTCTCGTTCCAGTTGTCAAACGATTTCCACGTCAAGAAAGTACTGCGGGGCTATTTGCCCGGCGACACGGAGTCGAAAGAGTTTGCTACCCTGCTCGAATGGAATAATATTTATTACGTTGACGAGAAGAAGAAAAAACCGCATACCGACTCCATCATCCGGCTCGGTGTGGTACAGTGGCAGATGCGTCATTTCCCAACGCTGGAATCGTTCTACGATCAGGTGAAATTTTTCGTCGACGTTGTCAGCGACTACAAAGCCGACTTTCTGGTGCTGCCGGAGTTTTTCAATACGCCCCTCATGGTAGCCTTCAACGACCTGCCCGAGCCGCAGGCCATTCGAAAACTGGCCGAGTACACCGAGGGTGTTCGCGACCGGCTGGCCGAACTGGCAATTGCCTACAACGTGAATATCGTGGGCGGGTCGATGCCATTAGTGGACGACGATGGTCGGCTCTACAACGTAGCGTACCTGTGTCGGCGCGACGGGTCGTGGGAAGAATACCGCAAAATCCATATCACGCCCAACGAAGTAAAACATTACGGTATGGTGGGCGGCTACGAAATTAAAGCCTTCGATACCGACTGCGGACGCATTGGCATGGTGATCTGCTATGACGTGGAGTTTCCAGAACTGGGCCGGATTCTGGCCGATCAGGGAATGCAGATTCTGTTCGTACCCTTCCTGACCGATACGCAGAATGGTTATTATCGGGTTCGCAACTGTGCACAGGCGCGGGCCATTGAAAACGAATGTTATGTGGTTATTTCGGGCTGTGTCGGCAACCTGCCCAATGTACCCAACATGGACATCAACTACGCGCAGTCGGCAGTATTTACGCCCTCCGATTTCCAGTTCCCGAATAACGCCATCAAAGCCGAATCGACCACCAACACCGAGATGGTACTCATCACCGACGTCGACTTAAGTTTGTTGAAGGAATTGCACGAATACGGCTCGGTACAAACCCTGAAAGACCGCCGAACCGACCTGTATGACGTAAAGGTGAAGAAGTTGACCAAAAAATCTGGTGAGCGCAAAGAAGAACCCCAAAACAGCCCATTAGCTCCTGTTCCGGTCGTTGTTGTGGCGGATTAG
- a CDS encoding threonine aldolase family protein, with product MIIDLRSDTVTQPTPAMREAMFTAPLGDDVLGDDPSVNALEAKAASLFGMEAALFCTSGTMTNQLAIRTHCRPGDDVICDYLSHVYQYEGGGISVNALASASLAHGLRGKLTPDLVRDHIYSPADPHKPLSRLVVLENTVNKGGGCYYTIPEIAAIRHVCDEHGLLLHLDGARLFNALVETGEPTEAYGQLFDSISICLSKGLGCPVGSLLLGKADFIWQARRYRKLMGGGWRQAGFLAAAGSYALDHHIGRLKQDHARARQIGAMLKGRPEVEEIYPIDTNIVIFRLPETLLASDYVQKLETVGIRGITFGKHLVRFVTHLDFTDEQLEKFDQILNRD from the coding sequence ATGATAATTGACCTTCGTAGCGATACCGTTACGCAACCCACGCCTGCCATGCGCGAGGCCATGTTTACCGCGCCCCTCGGCGACGACGTGCTGGGCGACGACCCCAGCGTGAACGCCCTCGAAGCCAAAGCCGCCAGTCTCTTCGGCATGGAAGCGGCCCTGTTCTGCACAAGCGGCACCATGACCAATCAGCTCGCCATTCGCACCCACTGCCGCCCCGGCGACGACGTGATCTGCGACTACCTCTCGCACGTGTACCAGTACGAAGGTGGTGGCATTTCGGTCAATGCGCTGGCGTCGGCAAGTTTGGCACACGGCCTGCGCGGTAAACTAACGCCCGACCTCGTGCGCGACCATATTTACAGCCCCGCCGACCCCCACAAGCCGCTCTCACGGTTAGTGGTCCTTGAAAATACGGTCAATAAAGGCGGAGGTTGTTACTACACCATTCCCGAAATTGCCGCCATCCGGCACGTATGCGACGAACATGGCCTGTTGCTTCACCTCGACGGAGCGCGGCTGTTCAACGCGCTGGTCGAAACCGGCGAACCGACCGAAGCCTACGGGCAACTTTTCGATTCAATTAGCATTTGCCTGTCGAAAGGGCTTGGTTGTCCGGTTGGATCACTGCTGCTGGGCAAGGCTGATTTCATCTGGCAGGCCCGGCGGTATCGGAAACTCATGGGCGGAGGCTGGCGGCAGGCGGGTTTTCTGGCCGCAGCGGGCAGCTACGCCCTCGACCATCACATCGGGCGACTTAAACAAGACCACGCCCGCGCCCGCCAGATTGGAGCCATGCTTAAAGGTCGGCCCGAAGTGGAGGAAATTTACCCTATCGATACGAACATTGTCATTTTCAGGCTTCCCGAAACCCTTTTGGCGTCGGATTACGTTCAAAAATTAGAAACCGTTGGTATTCGGGGCATCACGTTTGGCAAACATCTCGTTCGCTTTGTAACGCATCTGGATTTCACCGACGAACAGTTAGAAAAATTTGACCAGATTCTGAACCGGGATTAG
- a CDS encoding OmpA family protein, with amino-acid sequence MFTNKTPWIILLVLWMIGSTWWHVCKIKQLCADDASAGGPSVSATMPALTIADGDRFRLELPGNFSFAKSGANASMSSLGGSLDSLTAYLKANPGRTLDITGYYSASETNTTSFENLGLARAEGIKQYLVQQGIPAKSLTTKGVLRDDLAFTTKGDSLYGGLDFAFGGTAMAPVAETAPAPETVAAGITEEGLAAKEKFTSVFEPIDLYFPLGEANYIKTPETAKFFAEATKYLAEHKDKKLVLTGHTDNSGPDATNMRLSRDRANDVKAKLRKSGISPSQIVTEAKGETQPKASNQTREGRKANRRVSVVVQ; translated from the coding sequence ATGTTCACCAACAAAACCCCCTGGATTATCCTGCTGGTGCTCTGGATGATCGGCTCTACATGGTGGCACGTCTGCAAAATCAAACAGCTTTGCGCCGACGATGCCTCGGCTGGCGGACCATCCGTGTCGGCTACGATGCCTGCGCTGACCATTGCTGATGGCGACCGTTTCCGGCTTGAATTGCCCGGTAATTTTAGCTTCGCCAAATCGGGAGCCAATGCCAGCATGAGTTCGCTGGGTGGCTCACTCGATTCACTGACGGCCTATCTTAAAGCCAACCCCGGTCGCACGCTCGACATCACGGGCTACTATTCGGCTTCCGAAACCAACACCACCTCGTTCGAGAATCTGGGCCTGGCCCGCGCCGAAGGTATCAAGCAATATTTGGTGCAGCAGGGCATTCCGGCAAAATCGCTGACCACTAAAGGCGTGCTTCGCGACGACCTGGCGTTTACAACGAAGGGCGATTCCCTCTATGGCGGTCTCGACTTCGCGTTTGGCGGCACTGCAATGGCACCCGTAGCTGAAACCGCACCGGCACCCGAAACCGTAGCGGCTGGTATTACCGAAGAAGGGCTGGCAGCGAAGGAGAAGTTTACGTCCGTTTTCGAGCCAATCGACCTGTATTTCCCATTGGGCGAAGCCAACTACATTAAAACGCCCGAAACAGCGAAGTTTTTTGCCGAAGCTACTAAATACTTAGCCGAGCATAAAGACAAAAAACTGGTGCTGACGGGGCACACCGATAACTCTGGACCCGATGCCACGAATATGCGGCTCTCGCGTGACCGGGCCAACGATGTGAAAGCCAAGCTGCGTAAGTCGGGCATTTCGCCCAGTCAGATCGTGACCGAAGCCAAAGGCGAAACGCAACCTAAAGCTTCAAATCAGACCCGCGAAGGCCGTAAGGCCAACCGGCGCGTGTCGGTAGTGGTACAATAA
- a CDS encoding endonuclease III domain-containing protein — protein sequence MSITSDETTRTHDAHGRLNEFYGVQAIYGRADPMHELIGTILSHRTTHANEVTAYRTMRERFPTWEAVRDAPLPDLIDAIRTANYPEVKAPYIQNLLAHLIRETGAANIDFLRDMSTTEAMQWLTNLPGIGPKTATLLLLFNFHKPVLPVDTHVHRVTQRLGLIGPNVSAEKAHAILLARLPPDAVVLFNFHKHFYWHGQRVCTWYNPKCSDCVLRDRCVYYQSGGQMKLSSTPMRKRV from the coding sequence ATGTCTATAACTTCTGACGAGACCACCCGTACACATGATGCGCACGGGCGGCTGAATGAATTTTACGGAGTCCAGGCCATTTACGGGCGGGCCGACCCGATGCACGAACTAATTGGCACCATTCTGTCGCACCGGACCACACATGCCAACGAAGTTACGGCTTACCGCACCATGCGCGAGCGATTTCCAACCTGGGAAGCCGTTCGCGACGCACCGCTACCCGACCTGATCGACGCTATCCGAACGGCCAACTACCCGGAAGTGAAGGCGCCCTATATTCAAAATTTACTGGCGCACCTGATTCGGGAAACGGGCGCGGCCAATATCGATTTTCTGCGCGATATGTCCACCACCGAAGCCATGCAGTGGCTCACCAACTTACCAGGCATTGGCCCGAAAACCGCCACCCTGCTACTGCTCTTCAACTTTCACAAACCCGTACTACCCGTCGATACGCACGTGCATCGCGTTACACAACGACTGGGACTGATTGGGCCGAATGTCAGTGCCGAAAAAGCCCATGCCATTCTGCTGGCACGACTGCCGCCCGATGCCGTTGTGCTGTTCAATTTCCATAAACACTTCTACTGGCACGGGCAGCGTGTTTGCACCTGGTATAATCCCAAATGTAGCGACTGCGTACTGCGCGACCGCTGTGTTTACTATCAATCGGGCGGTCAGATGAAACTGAGCAGCACGCCTATGCGAAAGCGAGTTTAG
- a CDS encoding SIR2 family NAD-dependent protein deacylase: METRKKIVVLSGAGVSAESGIPTFRASDGLWENHRIEDVATPEAWRRNPDLVQEFYNQRRKQALSVLPNAGHYALVRLEEKYDVTVITQNVDDLHEKAGSSNVIHLHGELFKARSSVDESLVYDIAGWEIRKGDLCAKGSQLRPHIVWFGEGVPMMDVALGIADQADIFIVVGTSLNVYPAAGLVYVVGDHVPIYVVDPNMPSMQKKANITFIAEPATVGLTQLANKLLNQNLQE, from the coding sequence ATGGAAACACGGAAGAAAATTGTCGTTTTGTCGGGGGCGGGCGTTAGTGCCGAGAGTGGTATTCCTACGTTCCGGGCGTCGGACGGGCTGTGGGAAAATCACCGCATCGAAGATGTTGCTACACCCGAAGCCTGGCGACGCAATCCCGATTTGGTGCAGGAATTTTATAACCAACGCCGGAAGCAGGCTCTGAGCGTACTGCCCAACGCCGGGCATTATGCATTGGTTCGGCTCGAAGAAAAATACGACGTTACAGTAATTACACAAAACGTTGACGACCTGCACGAAAAAGCGGGTTCATCGAACGTAATTCACCTGCATGGCGAATTGTTTAAAGCGCGGTCGTCGGTCGATGAGTCGCTGGTATACGATATTGCGGGCTGGGAGATCAGAAAAGGTGATCTGTGTGCCAAAGGGTCGCAGTTACGGCCCCACATCGTTTGGTTCGGCGAGGGTGTACCCATGATGGACGTAGCGTTGGGAATTGCCGATCAGGCCGATATTTTCATTGTTGTCGGTACGTCGCTGAACGTTTATCCGGCGGCTGGGTTAGTGTACGTCGTGGGCGATCACGTGCCGATCTACGTAGTCGACCCAAACATGCCGTCGATGCAAAAGAAAGCGAACATAACGTTCATTGCCGAACCCGCCACGGTGGGCCTGACGCAGTTGGCCAACAAACTTCTAAACCAGAATTTACAGGAGTAA
- a CDS encoding family 20 glycosylhydrolase has product MRVLFFLLLLSLTASAQSDNQYNLIPFPARFAGQDGRFTISPATRLVVTPAADAGVRAIAQTFAGQLKAANAPALTVAAASPALAKGAHIFLTINKKLNLGAEGYKLTVAPGKILAEASTPKGLFYATQTMRQLVHVETQDAASLRVSMPACQITDKPRYSYRGMMLDVTRYFMPVSYVKKFIDLMAMHKQNTFHWHLTNDQGWRIDIKKYPKLTQVGSKRAETLIGHYDQNYPMQFDGKPHGGFYTQDEIRDVVRYAQSRYVTIIPEIEMPGHALAALAAYPELSCDPSKKYEVARHWGIFDDVFCPSEKTFTFLQDVLTEVMGLFPGQYIHIGGDECPKKAWKESAFCQELMKKNGLKNEDQLQSYFIRRIEKFVNSKGRSIIGWDEILEGGLAPNATVMSWRGTAGGIAAAKQKHNVIMTPTDFCYLDYYQSNPATEPLAIGGYLPLDKVYGYEPTPAELTPDQQKHILGVQGNLWTEYIATPEQADYMAWPRALALAEIGWMPAGPRNFEDFAMRLKNHLPKLDPLKVNYAKRLFDISASTQANDQGQVQVKLSKLDSDSRIFYTLNGKEPNDKSSEYIGPITLTKTTTLRAMTQTGGRLTQTFTLHKGKNKPYTYALAPYKDGDPKSTKLTDGVRGETPRDRRQWSGFYGTDMDVTLDLGDVTSVTKVSLNFLKIILDNGFPPTSVEIAISRDGQDFKEAIAQPVTYELAGSWDILPVVADFKTARARYVRIRAKNAGLCPTGHPNAGEKTWFATDEIVVE; this is encoded by the coding sequence ATGCGAGTTCTGTTTTTTCTACTGCTGCTATCCCTCACCGCGTCGGCGCAATCCGATAATCAGTACAACCTGATTCCGTTTCCAGCCCGATTTGCGGGGCAGGATGGTCGATTTACCATTTCGCCGGCAACGCGACTTGTCGTTACCCCCGCTGCCGACGCGGGTGTTCGGGCAATAGCGCAAACGTTTGCCGGGCAACTGAAAGCCGCCAACGCTCCCGCGCTCACGGTGGCCGCTGCCAGCCCGGCGTTAGCAAAAGGAGCGCATATCTTTCTGACAATCAACAAAAAACTGAACCTCGGTGCCGAAGGATACAAACTAACCGTTGCGCCGGGCAAAATATTGGCCGAAGCCAGTACGCCAAAAGGATTGTTCTACGCTACGCAAACCATGCGGCAGTTGGTTCATGTGGAAACGCAGGATGCTGCGTCTCTACGGGTGTCTATGCCCGCCTGCCAGATTACCGATAAGCCGCGCTACAGCTACCGGGGTATGATGCTCGACGTGACCCGGTATTTTATGCCCGTGTCGTATGTCAAGAAGTTCATCGACCTGATGGCGATGCACAAGCAGAATACCTTTCACTGGCATTTGACCAACGATCAGGGATGGCGTATTGACATCAAAAAATACCCAAAACTGACGCAGGTAGGCAGCAAACGCGCTGAAACGCTCATTGGTCACTACGATCAAAACTACCCGATGCAGTTCGATGGCAAGCCCCACGGCGGTTTTTATACGCAGGACGAAATCCGCGACGTGGTGCGATATGCCCAAAGCCGTTACGTAACAATCATTCCCGAAATTGAAATGCCCGGCCACGCGCTGGCAGCTTTGGCGGCCTACCCCGAACTCTCGTGCGACCCGTCGAAGAAATACGAAGTGGCCCGGCACTGGGGCATTTTTGACGATGTTTTTTGCCCGTCGGAAAAGACGTTCACATTCTTGCAGGACGTGCTGACCGAGGTAATGGGCTTGTTTCCGGGCCAATACATTCACATAGGCGGGGATGAATGCCCGAAAAAAGCCTGGAAAGAAAGCGCGTTTTGCCAGGAATTGATGAAGAAAAACGGGCTGAAAAACGAAGATCAATTACAGAGTTATTTTATCCGGCGCATCGAAAAGTTCGTAAACAGTAAAGGCCGCAGCATTATCGGTTGGGATGAAATACTAGAAGGTGGGCTGGCCCCAAACGCAACGGTCATGAGCTGGCGCGGCACGGCGGGCGGCATTGCAGCCGCCAAACAGAAGCATAACGTGATTATGACACCCACCGACTTCTGCTACCTTGACTATTACCAAAGCAACCCCGCCACCGAGCCGCTGGCAATTGGCGGCTATTTGCCCTTAGACAAGGTATATGGTTACGAACCAACGCCCGCCGAGCTAACACCCGATCAGCAGAAGCACATTCTGGGCGTGCAGGGCAACCTCTGGACCGAATACATTGCCACGCCCGAACAGGCCGACTACATGGCCTGGCCCCGTGCGCTGGCACTGGCCGAAATTGGCTGGATGCCTGCCGGTCCCCGCAACTTTGAAGACTTTGCGATGCGGCTCAAAAACCACCTCCCCAAACTCGACCCGCTGAAGGTAAACTACGCCAAACGACTGTTCGACATTTCGGCTTCTACGCAGGCGAATGATCAGGGACAGGTACAGGTGAAACTGAGTAAGTTAGACTCCGACAGCCGCATTTTTTACACGCTCAACGGCAAAGAACCCAACGATAAAAGCAGCGAATACATCGGCCCCATTACCCTTACCAAAACCACGACGCTCCGGGCCATGACCCAGACGGGCGGGCGGCTGACGCAGACGTTTACGCTCCACAAAGGCAAAAACAAACCGTATACGTATGCCCTCGCGCCCTACAAAGACGGCGATCCCAAATCAACCAAACTGACCGATGGCGTTCGGGGCGAAACACCCCGCGACCGACGCCAATGGAGCGGGTTCTACGGCACCGATATGGACGTTACGCTCGACCTCGGCGACGTAACGAGCGTGACCAAAGTTTCGCTTAACTTCCTGAAAATAATTCTGGACAACGGCTTTCCGCCAACGTCGGTCGAGATAGCCATTTCGCGTGATGGGCAGGATTTTAAGGAGGCCATTGCCCAGCCTGTAACCTATGAACTGGCCGGATCATGGGACATTCTGCCTGTAGTAGCCGACTTCAAAACAGCGCGGGCGCGGTACGTGCGTATCCGGGCCAAAAATGCGGGGCTGTGTCCCACCGGTCATCCAAATGCAGGCGAAAAAACCTGGTTCGCAACCGATGAAATCGTTGTCGAGTGA